In the Pseudothauera hydrothermalis genome, one interval contains:
- a CDS encoding SPOR domain-containing protein — MPVLRLLFIVLLLLNLLALAASTGFLGLSGPRGEPERLTNQLNPERIRLQGEPAVPLSVPPAVATSEPPLIADDRPAEPPPAADSTPAPSTTAPPAIGCIAFDGLGGDAADAVVHHFDIAGLSVQRTGAEAISGWWVRIPSTGARDYAERKARELRALGVDEFYIVQDPGPNQYAVSLGLFKTEAAAVQHLERLRKLGVRSASIGTRSTTVYRVEVQGAQALIDARTRAGQLPSTARAGSCVQP, encoded by the coding sequence ATGCCTGTGCTGCGCCTGCTGTTCATCGTTCTGCTGCTGCTCAACCTGCTCGCCCTGGCCGCGTCCACCGGATTTTTGGGCCTCAGTGGGCCGCGCGGCGAACCGGAGCGGCTGACCAATCAGCTCAATCCTGAGCGCATCCGGCTGCAAGGCGAACCCGCCGTGCCGTTGTCGGTTCCGCCGGCAGTGGCCACCTCCGAACCGCCGCTCATCGCCGATGACCGCCCCGCCGAACCGCCCCCCGCTGCAGACAGCACGCCCGCCCCCTCCACCACGGCACCGCCGGCCATCGGCTGCATCGCCTTCGACGGCTTAGGCGGCGATGCCGCCGACGCGGTGGTGCATCATTTCGACATCGCCGGGCTCAGCGTGCAACGCACCGGCGCCGAAGCGATCAGCGGCTGGTGGGTACGCATCCCGTCCACCGGCGCCCGCGACTATGCCGAACGCAAAGCACGCGAGCTGCGCGCGCTGGGCGTGGACGAGTTCTACATCGTGCAAGACCCGGGGCCCAACCAGTACGCGGTGTCGCTCGGTCTGTTCAAAACCGAAGCCGCCGCCGTACAGCACCTAGAGCGGCTGCGCAAACTCGGTGTGCGCAGCGCTTCGATCGGTACCCGCAGCACCACCGTGTATCGGGTCGAAGTGCAGGGGGCGCAGGCGCTCATCGACGCGCGCACCCGCGCCGGCCAGCTGCCGTCGACCGCACGTGCGGGCAGTTGCGTGCAACCATGA
- a CDS encoding TrpB-like pyridoxal phosphate-dependent enzyme, translating into MTDATRILLDENEIPTHWYNVVADMPNPPAPPLGPDGKPATPEQMGAIFPGAILEQEMSAARWIAIPEEVRQIYKIWRPSPLVRAVRLERALNTPARIFFKFEGVSPAGSHKPNSAVPQAFYNKQAGIKRLTTETGAGQWGSSISFAGQMFGLEVRVYMVKVSYHQKPYRRLMMQTWGAEVFASPSEMTQTGRDVLARDPDNQGSLGLAISEAVEEAAARADTNYTLGSVLNHVLLHQSIIGLEAKKQFDKIGLYPDVIFGPCGGGSSFGGIAFPFLADKAAGDKRAEKLRCVAVEPTSCPTLTRGQYAYDFGDASGFTPLMKMYTLGHDFMPPGIHAGGLRYHGDSPLVSQLFHEGQIEAVAVPQLATFEAGVQFARTEGIIPAPESCHAIRAAIDEALACKETGEPKTILFNLTGHGHFDMGAYDRFFSGQLENFDYPAEAVAASLARLPKVG; encoded by the coding sequence ATGACCGACGCAACCCGCATTCTGCTCGACGAAAACGAAATTCCCACCCACTGGTACAACGTGGTGGCCGACATGCCCAACCCGCCGGCGCCGCCTCTGGGGCCCGACGGCAAGCCGGCTACACCCGAGCAGATGGGCGCAATCTTCCCCGGCGCGATCCTGGAGCAGGAAATGAGCGCTGCGCGCTGGATTGCCATCCCCGAAGAAGTGCGCCAAATCTACAAGATCTGGCGGCCTTCGCCGCTTGTCCGCGCGGTGCGTCTGGAACGTGCGCTGAACACCCCGGCCAGGATTTTCTTCAAATTCGAAGGCGTCTCCCCGGCCGGCTCACACAAGCCCAACTCGGCGGTGCCGCAAGCCTTCTACAACAAGCAAGCCGGCATCAAGCGGCTGACCACCGAAACCGGCGCCGGCCAGTGGGGGTCGTCCATTTCCTTTGCCGGGCAAATGTTCGGCCTGGAAGTGCGGGTCTACATGGTCAAGGTCAGCTACCACCAGAAACCCTATCGTCGTCTGATGATGCAGACCTGGGGCGCAGAGGTGTTTGCCAGCCCTTCCGAGATGACCCAGACCGGCCGCGACGTGCTGGCGCGCGACCCGGACAACCAGGGTTCGCTCGGGCTGGCCATTTCCGAGGCGGTAGAAGAGGCTGCGGCACGCGCCGACACCAACTACACCCTGGGCTCGGTGCTCAACCATGTGCTGCTGCATCAGAGCATCATCGGTCTGGAGGCCAAAAAACAATTCGACAAGATCGGTCTTTACCCGGACGTGATCTTTGGCCCCTGCGGCGGCGGCTCCAGCTTCGGCGGCATCGCTTTTCCCTTTCTGGCCGACAAGGCTGCTGGCGACAAGCGCGCTGAGAAGCTGCGCTGCGTGGCGGTGGAGCCCACCTCCTGCCCCACGCTCACCCGGGGCCAATATGCCTACGACTTTGGCGATGCCTCGGGCTTTACCCCGCTGATGAAGATGTACACCCTGGGCCATGACTTCATGCCGCCGGGCATTCACGCCGGCGGCCTGCGCTACCACGGCGACTCGCCGCTGGTCTCGCAGCTTTTCCATGAAGGTCAGATCGAAGCGGTCGCCGTCCCCCAACTTGCCACCTTCGAAGCCGGCGTGCAGTTTGCCCGCACCGAAGGCATCATCCCCGCCCCCGAGTCCTGCCACGCCATCCGCGCGGCCATCGACGAGGCGCTCGCGTGCAAAGAGACCGGCGAACCCAAGACCATTCTCTTCAACCTCACCGGCCACGGGCATTTCGATATGGGTGCTTACGACCGCTTCTTCAGCGGCCAGCTCGAAAATTTCGACTACCCGGCCGAAGCGGTAGCCGCCTCGCTCGCCCGCCTGCCCAAGGTCGGTTGA